CAATATTTTAAAAAATGGAGTTTGAGAGCATGCTTGAACATTTATCCGAATTAAGAAAAAGCCGAAAATGGTCCTTACAAGATACTGCAGATCAACTTGGAATGGCGAAGAGCACTTATGCCGGATATGAATCTGGGTATCGTGAACCCTCCCTTCAATCGTTATCACAAATTGCAGATTTATTCGAAACAACTGTTGATTTTATAATTGGAAGAACAGAAAACGACTCGAATTTTATAGAGATTACAAATCTAAATAAAAGTCCAGATCACAGACTTTCAATTGATGGAAGACCATTATCACCAGATGAATTAATCGATTTTATTGCTTTTGTGAGAATAAAGAGAAGTTTGAGGACGAAAGAGATAGGAGAAGTAGCTCCAACGGATATAGAAGAGTGATTCTTTATGTTAGTGCAACTCTGATCAAGGAAGTATATATACTTCTTATGTTTTTAAGAATCACGAAAAACATCATTTGATTGGAAGCCTATCTAGACGAGGAAATCGTTGGTATAACTCAGTTATGTAATCATTTCATTCGAATAGTAAAACAGAAGAACTCAAAATTATAAATTTAATTCTATATCCAATATGGACGTAATTCCGAAAATTTATAACTATATTTATCATTATAACGAGGCAAGAATTTTTAAAAAACTAGGCTACCTCACTCCAAAATGATTTGGAAATAAGGTAGCCTATTTGGTGTTTTATATGTGTCTCATCTCGCTAGGTAAGTTCAAGGACTATGCTGCTTTCTTAAGAGTCATATCCTTATTAAATTTAACTTTTTCAAAAATACTCCCTATTATAAAACCAAGCAAACCAGGAATGACCCAACCGAAGCCCTTATTTTGCAAAGGAACAGTAGATAATAATTCTGAAAATGAACCATTTAAAAAGGTAGAATTGATGATTTCCATCAAGCTAAATAATCCGACTAGACCAATTGTCATGACATAAACTGGTCGTTGCTTAAAAGGCAATCGATCATGTAAAAGACCTAAAATAATTAAGGTAATTGCCATTGGATACAATAAATCCAGCACCGGGACAGATACTTTTAATATTTGAGATAGACCAAGATTTGCA
The Neobacillus sp. PS3-40 genome window above contains:
- a CDS encoding helix-turn-helix transcriptional regulator, producing MLEHLSELRKSRKWSLQDTADQLGMAKSTYAGYESGYREPSLQSLSQIADLFETTVDFIIGRTENDSNFIEITNLNKSPDHRLSIDGRPLSPDELIDFIAFVRIKRSLRTKEIGEVAPTDIEE
- a CDS encoding IS3 family transposase, with the translated sequence MDVIPKIYNYIYHYNEARIFKKLGYLTPK